A single Sphingomonas sp. IW22 DNA region contains:
- the coxB gene encoding cytochrome c oxidase subunit II yields the protein MSAALVAGCNRHQSALATFGAEAEQIRVITIALVVGAVVIAAIMASIYWRAVRSPEGSITHKQGMRLVLWMGGVGSTLVLTTLLIFALPAMRPRVTGPGDLKITVEGEQFWWRVGYRLPDDRLLLSANEVRIPVGRTVAFELTGRDVIHSFWIPGLAGKMDMIPGRTNSLVVRADEAGRFRGVCTEFCGLSHALMAFEVVAMPADAFDAWLRDQARPAVGAGAGRGAALFDANGCGGCHAIRGTAHDAVIGPNLSRFGDRLTLGAGIMPQTIENTAAFIRAPQEAKPGVRMPAYPQLSEADARAIAVYLKGLK from the coding sequence TTGTCGGCGGCGCTGGTTGCAGGATGCAACCGGCACCAGTCCGCGCTGGCGACGTTCGGTGCCGAGGCCGAGCAGATCCGCGTCATCACCATCGCATTGGTCGTGGGCGCGGTCGTGATCGCCGCGATCATGGCATCGATCTACTGGCGCGCCGTCCGCTCGCCCGAAGGCTCGATCACCCATAAGCAGGGGATGCGTCTGGTTTTGTGGATGGGCGGCGTCGGCTCGACGCTGGTTCTGACCACGCTTCTGATCTTTGCGCTCCCTGCCATGCGCCCGCGCGTTACGGGGCCGGGCGATCTGAAGATCACGGTCGAGGGGGAGCAATTCTGGTGGCGTGTCGGCTATCGTCTACCGGACGACCGCCTGCTGCTTTCCGCCAATGAAGTGCGCATCCCGGTGGGGCGGACAGTCGCGTTCGAGCTGACCGGGCGTGACGTGATCCACAGCTTCTGGATTCCCGGGTTGGCGGGGAAGATGGACATGATCCCTGGCCGCACCAACAGCCTGGTCGTCCGCGCGGACGAGGCCGGGCGCTTTCGGGGCGTCTGCACCGAATTTTGCGGGCTAAGTCACGCGTTGATGGCGTTTGAGGTCGTGGCGATGCCGGCGGACGCCTTCGACGCGTGGCTGCGCGATCAGGCCCGGCCCGCCGTCGGCGCGGGGGCAGGGCGCGGTGCGGCGCTGTTCGACGCCAATGGGTGCGGCGGATGCCACGCCATTCGCGGGACGGCGCATGATGCGGTGATCGGCCCCAACCTCAGCCGCTTTGGCGACCGGTTGACGTTGGGCGCCGGGATCATGCCGCAGACAATCGAGAACACCGCCGCCTTTATCCGCGCACCGCAGGAAGCCAAGCCCGGCGTGCGGATGCCCGCCTATCCGCAGTTGAGCGAAGCGGATGCCCGCGCCATCGCCGTTTATCTCAAGGGGCTGAAATGA
- a CDS encoding aspartate kinase: MARIVMKFGGTSMAGIERIRTVAKLVKREWEAGNQVAVVVSAMAGDTDRLVGFCREASSLYDPREYDVVVSSGEQVTSGLLAIALQAAGVPARSWLGWQLPIRTSDVHASARIEDVDTTELDKSLANGEVAVIPGFQGATEGGRVTTLGRGGSDTSAVAMAAAMKADRCDIYTDVDGVYTTDPRIVPRARKLAKVTYEEMLELASVGAKVLQTRSVGLAMKEGVRVQVLSSFVGEDGVVRPGTLIVGEEEIDDMERQLITGIAHDKNEAKVTLVEVPDRPGAVAAIFGPLATAGINVDMIVQNIAHATGSTDVTFTVPKADLARALDTLEKERATIGYANLIHDTRVAKVTVVGVGMRSHAGVAATMFNTLGARGINILAITTSEIKVSVLIEEDYTELAVRVLHTAYGLDAPEEAGEAA; encoded by the coding sequence ATGGCGCGCATCGTGATGAAGTTCGGCGGCACCTCGATGGCTGGCATCGAGCGAATCCGGACCGTCGCGAAACTTGTGAAGCGCGAGTGGGAGGCCGGCAATCAGGTCGCAGTCGTCGTGTCGGCAATGGCCGGCGACACCGACAGGCTGGTGGGTTTCTGTCGCGAGGCATCCTCGCTTTACGATCCGCGCGAGTATGACGTGGTCGTCTCTTCAGGTGAGCAGGTGACTTCGGGTCTGCTGGCGATCGCATTGCAGGCGGCGGGCGTGCCCGCGCGCAGCTGGCTTGGCTGGCAATTGCCGATCCGCACCAGCGACGTCCACGCATCCGCCCGGATCGAGGATGTCGACACGACCGAACTGGACAAGAGCCTGGCCAATGGCGAGGTCGCGGTGATCCCCGGCTTTCAGGGCGCGACCGAAGGCGGGCGCGTAACCACGCTGGGCCGCGGCGGATCGGACACATCGGCCGTGGCGATGGCGGCGGCGATGAAGGCTGACCGCTGCGATATCTATACCGACGTCGACGGGGTCTACACGACCGACCCGCGCATTGTGCCGCGTGCGCGCAAGCTTGCGAAGGTTACGTATGAGGAAATGCTCGAACTGGCGAGCGTCGGGGCAAAGGTGCTTCAGACGCGGTCGGTCGGGCTGGCCATGAAGGAAGGCGTGCGCGTTCAGGTGCTGTCGTCCTTTGTTGGCGAAGACGGTGTGGTGCGCCCCGGAACGCTGATCGTGGGCGAGGAGGAGATCGACGACATGGAACGCCAGCTCATCACCGGCATCGCGCATGACAAGAACGAGGCCAAGGTCACGCTCGTTGAAGTGCCCGACCGCCCCGGCGCGGTCGCCGCGATCTTTGGCCCGCTGGCGACGGCGGGCATCAATGTCGACATGATCGTCCAGAACATCGCGCATGCGACCGGCTCGACCGACGTGACCTTCACCGTGCCTAAGGCTGATCTGGCACGTGCGCTGGACACGCTGGAGAAGGAGCGCGCGACAATCGGTTACGCAAACCTGATCCACGACACGCGCGTGGCAAAGGTGACTGTGGTCGGTGTCGGCATGCGCAGCCATGCGGGTGTGGCAGCGACGATGTTCAACACGCTGGGCGCGCGCGGCATCAACATCCTTGCGATCACGACCAGCGAGATCAAGGTCAGCGTGCTGATCGAAGAGGACTATACCGAACTGGCGGTGCGCGTCCTCCACACCGCTTATGGGCTGGACGCACCGGAAGAGGCGGGCGAGGCAGCCTGA
- a CDS encoding phosphoenolpyruvate carboxykinase: protein MTERTPRHDLNAQGIATGAVIHWNLGTAALVEHAVARGEGHLAKDGPLVVETGRHSGRSAQDKFTVRDAHTADTIWWGKSNKPMEPEAFAALKADFLAAVAEQDTLFVQDLYGGSQAEHRVNVRVINTLAWHNLFIRTMLVRPEAEALADFVADFTIIDLPDFRADPARHGCRSETVIAVSFSERMILIGGTRYAGEMKKSVFGVLNYLLPEKGVMPMHCSANIGADGGTAVFFGLSGTGKTTLSADASRTLIGDDEHGWSDTSVFNFEGGCYAKMIRLSAEAEPEIFATTKRFGTVLENVVMDPVTRELDFDDSSLAENSRGAYPIDFIPNASADNLGPVPRNIVMLTADAFGVLPPIARLTPEQAMYHFLSGYTAKVAGTEIGVTEPEATFSTCFGAPFMPRHPSVYGNLLKERIARGGVDCWLVNTGWTGGKYGVGSRMPIKATRALLNAALDGSLKDAEFRRDPNFGFDVPVAVPGVDVAILDPRSTWADPAEYDATAARLVDLFVDNFAQFEAHVEDGVRQAAPARLAEAAE, encoded by the coding sequence GTGACCGAACGGACGCCGCGACATGATCTGAATGCGCAGGGCATCGCAACCGGCGCTGTCATTCACTGGAACCTCGGCACGGCCGCACTGGTCGAACATGCCGTCGCGCGCGGAGAGGGGCATTTGGCCAAGGACGGACCGCTTGTGGTCGAGACGGGCCGCCACAGCGGTCGATCCGCGCAGGATAAGTTCACGGTTCGCGACGCGCACACCGCCGACACCATCTGGTGGGGCAAGTCGAACAAGCCGATGGAGCCAGAGGCGTTCGCTGCGCTCAAGGCCGATTTCCTGGCGGCGGTGGCCGAACAGGACACGTTGTTCGTGCAGGATCTGTACGGCGGTTCGCAGGCTGAGCATCGCGTCAACGTCCGCGTCATCAACACGTTGGCGTGGCATAATCTGTTCATCCGTACGATGCTGGTCCGGCCAGAAGCCGAAGCGCTGGCCGATTTCGTGGCCGATTTCACGATCATCGACCTGCCTGATTTCCGCGCTGACCCGGCCCGCCACGGCTGCCGTTCGGAAACGGTTATCGCGGTCAGCTTTTCGGAGCGCATGATCCTGATTGGCGGCACGCGTTATGCTGGTGAGATGAAGAAGTCGGTCTTCGGCGTTCTGAACTATCTGCTGCCTGAAAAGGGCGTGATGCCCATGCACTGTTCGGCCAACATCGGTGCGGATGGCGGCACGGCGGTGTTCTTCGGCCTGTCCGGCACAGGCAAGACGACGTTGTCGGCGGATGCCAGCCGGACGTTGATCGGCGATGACGAACATGGCTGGTCGGACACCAGCGTCTTCAATTTCGAAGGCGGCTGCTATGCCAAGATGATCCGCCTGTCGGCGGAGGCGGAACCAGAGATCTTCGCCACGACCAAACGGTTCGGAACGGTGCTCGAAAATGTGGTGATGGACCCGGTCACGCGTGAACTCGATTTCGATGACAGTAGCCTGGCCGAGAACAGCCGCGGCGCCTATCCGATCGATTTCATTCCCAATGCCAGCGCTGATAATCTGGGGCCGGTGCCGCGCAACATCGTGATGCTGACCGCCGACGCGTTTGGCGTGCTGCCGCCGATTGCCCGGTTGACGCCCGAACAGGCGATGTATCATTTCCTGTCGGGCTATACGGCGAAGGTAGCCGGCACTGAGATCGGCGTGACCGAGCCTGAAGCGACCTTCTCCACTTGTTTCGGGGCGCCGTTCATGCCGCGTCACCCGTCGGTCTATGGAAACCTGCTCAAGGAACGGATCGCGCGTGGCGGCGTCGATTGCTGGCTCGTCAATACCGGTTGGACGGGCGGCAAATATGGTGTGGGGAGCCGCATGCCGATCAAAGCGACGCGCGCACTCCTCAACGCCGCGCTCGACGGTAGCTTGAAGGATGCCGAGTTCCGCCGGGACCCCAATTTCGGATTTGACGTCCCCGTCGCAGTGCCGGGGGTCGACGTGGCGATCCTCGACCCGCGCTCGACCTGGGCGGACCCGGCTGAATATGACGCGACCGCTGCGAGGCTGGTTGACCTGTTCGTCGATAATTTTGCGCAATTCGAAGCACATGTAGAGGACGGGGTGCGGCAAGCGGCCCCGGCTCGCTTGGCTGAGGCAGCAGAATAG
- a CDS encoding PA0069 family radical SAM protein: MASQRAVRGATSNPVSDRFGLSQREADGDWLDTRTAIDGEPPPLRTSVTVEHPRTIIARNASPDVPFDRSINPYRGCEHGCIYCFARPTHAFHDLSPGLDFETRLFAKPDAAALLRAELAKPGYVPRPIAFGTNTDPYQPIERDWRITRDCIKVLAETAHPLTITTKSDRILRDIDILAPMAERGLVAAMLSVTTLDREIAMTLEPRAAQPERRLRAIRELTAAGIPTFVSISPVIPAITDHEMEHILERAAEAGAHAAFFIPVRLPHEVAPLFRAWLDAHFPDRAGKVISIIQSLRGGRDNDPDFFTRMQGQGVWADLLRTRFHKACRKYGLEGQRVTLRTDLFRKPSGAQGELF, encoded by the coding sequence ATGGCCAGTCAGCGAGCGGTCCGAGGGGCAACATCAAATCCGGTCAGCGACCGTTTCGGGCTCTCGCAGCGGGAGGCCGATGGCGACTGGCTGGATACGCGAACTGCGATCGACGGGGAGCCTCCGCCCCTGCGCACCAGCGTAACCGTTGAGCATCCGCGGACCATCATCGCGCGCAATGCCTCGCCCGACGTGCCGTTCGACCGTTCGATCAATCCGTATCGCGGGTGCGAACATGGCTGCATCTATTGCTTCGCGCGGCCGACCCATGCCTTTCACGACCTGTCGCCCGGACTGGATTTTGAAACCCGGCTGTTTGCCAAGCCTGACGCCGCCGCGCTGTTGCGGGCCGAACTGGCCAAGCCCGGCTATGTGCCCCGCCCCATTGCCTTTGGCACCAATACCGACCCCTATCAGCCGATCGAGCGCGACTGGCGGATCACGCGCGACTGTATCAAGGTGCTGGCCGAAACTGCCCACCCGCTGACCATCACGACAAAGTCCGACCGTATCCTGCGCGACATCGACATTCTGGCGCCTATGGCCGAACGCGGGTTGGTGGCAGCGATGCTGTCGGTGACGACGCTGGACCGCGAAATCGCGATGACGCTTGAGCCACGCGCCGCGCAACCGGAACGGCGATTGCGCGCCATCCGCGAACTGACAGCAGCGGGGATACCGACTTTCGTTTCAATCTCGCCGGTCATTCCGGCAATCACCGATCATGAAATGGAGCATATACTGGAGCGCGCGGCCGAAGCGGGCGCGCACGCCGCTTTCTTCATCCCCGTGCGATTGCCGCATGAGGTCGCGCCGCTGTTCCGCGCGTGGCTCGACGCGCATTTCCCTGACCGTGCGGGCAAGGTGATCTCGATCATCCAGTCGCTGCGCGGTGGCCGCGACAATGATCCCGATTTCTTCACGCGGATGCAGGGTCAGGGCGTCTGGGCCGATCTGCTGCGAACCCGCTTCCACAAGGCGTGCCGGAAATATGGCTTGGAAGGGCAGCGGGTCACGTTACGCACCGACCTGTTCCGCAAGCCGAGCGGCGCGCAGGGTGAGTTGTTCTGA
- a CDS encoding TonB-dependent receptor domain-containing protein, translating into MKKLTRQRLLASTLIIGSTVAAAPAFGQAVAPTTGSVETSQESPTAGGQSEDIVVTGTLIRNPNLIASNPVGVVTAEELDLQQVNVAEEFLRELPGAVPSIGSAVNNGNGGASFVNLRGLGTNRNIVLLDGTRIVPAGLGGVVDLNNIPVALIERTDILTGGAVTTYGADAIAGVVNFITKKDFAGVDLNLSNQITERGDGHTIRADLTVGANFDDGRGNAVFSVGYQQADPVYQGDRDFSVNNISSTTGRAGGSATAVPTVLDGVPGLGFVQLNPAGDTLVPYYAPFNFNPQNIFQTPFERFNLFGQANYEVTPGIEIYNQGMFSRNSVSTIIASSGTFGNSLEIPFSNPYLPGNVRSQLCTAEGLTTAECNAAATATDPTDPGFRSFSFPTYRRFVEAGPRLSEYTTTMFQYKAGVRGDITSNIGFDLFGTYGESDNVQRQSGNGLLSRLRQAAFATSTDSCLNAVDPDCVPLNLFGPAGSITADMLGYLTGPTTSSTTQTTLGTVRGLINGDVGFALPWASERIGFAIGGEYREYTASSVSDLATQTPDEVLGNGAAAPDVFGSYNVKEAFGELVIPIASQQPFFESLTIELGARYSDYSLSGGNWTWKAGGSWEPVRGLRIRGNYNKATRAPNIGELFSPAVTGLDNLEVDPCSGSKPVGNAALTAICTAQGGGAFIGQITDPVAAQVNVTTGGNLALDVEKAETWTIGAVFQPDFVPGLAVTVDYYNIVVTDAITTPTVGDVLDACFEGGSAADEACTIIRRNPDTGGLSGPSGTTPGVPLALSNLGRLETAGIDFTINYRRDLGFAGLNLAMNGNWTDKSVFQATPSGVARECVGYYSTNCASIQPEWTLNSRATLTVEDVDVSLQWRYIDAVQVEPLALAAVAYQPQFTSIGAKSYFDLTTRFQATDMMTFTVGVQNLLDQQPPLVGSTIGTTAYNSGNTYPSTYDALGRRFVMATRLRF; encoded by the coding sequence ATGAAGAAGCTGACCCGCCAGAGGCTGCTTGCCTCGACGCTGATCATCGGATCGACCGTCGCCGCTGCTCCGGCCTTTGGCCAGGCCGTGGCACCTACGACCGGTTCCGTTGAAACTTCGCAGGAATCTCCGACTGCCGGTGGCCAGTCCGAAGACATTGTCGTCACCGGTACGCTGATCCGTAACCCGAATCTGATTGCGTCGAACCCGGTTGGCGTCGTCACCGCCGAAGAACTCGACCTTCAGCAGGTCAACGTGGCGGAAGAGTTCCTGCGCGAGCTGCCCGGAGCGGTTCCCAGCATCGGCTCGGCCGTCAACAATGGCAATGGCGGCGCTTCGTTCGTCAACCTTCGTGGTCTCGGCACCAACCGCAACATCGTGCTGCTGGACGGTACGCGTATCGTGCCCGCCGGCTTGGGCGGCGTGGTCGATCTTAACAACATCCCCGTCGCGTTGATCGAGCGGACCGACATCCTGACCGGCGGCGCCGTGACCACTTACGGTGCGGACGCGATCGCGGGCGTGGTGAACTTCATCACCAAGAAGGATTTCGCCGGTGTTGACCTGAACCTGTCGAATCAGATCACCGAGCGTGGCGACGGCCACACCATTCGCGCCGACCTGACCGTTGGCGCCAATTTCGACGATGGCCGCGGCAACGCGGTGTTCAGCGTCGGTTATCAGCAGGCCGACCCCGTTTATCAGGGCGACCGCGATTTCTCGGTCAACAACATCTCGTCGACCACGGGTCGCGCCGGTGGTTCGGCCACGGCCGTTCCGACGGTGTTGGACGGCGTTCCGGGCCTGGGCTTTGTTCAGCTGAACCCCGCCGGCGACACGCTGGTGCCGTATTACGCGCCATTCAACTTTAACCCTCAGAACATTTTCCAGACGCCGTTCGAGCGTTTCAATTTGTTCGGTCAAGCGAACTACGAAGTTACGCCGGGTATCGAAATCTATAACCAGGGCATGTTCTCGCGCAACAGCGTGTCGACGATCATCGCGTCGTCAGGCACGTTCGGCAACAGCCTGGAGATCCCGTTCAGCAACCCGTATCTGCCCGGCAACGTCCGTTCGCAGCTTTGCACGGCGGAGGGTCTGACCACGGCGGAATGTAATGCAGCGGCGACTGCTACGGATCCGACCGATCCGGGCTTCCGTTCGTTCAGCTTCCCGACCTATCGTCGCTTCGTCGAAGCTGGTCCGCGTCTGAGCGAATACACCACGACGATGTTCCAGTATAAGGCTGGCGTTCGTGGCGACATCACCAGCAACATCGGCTTCGACCTGTTCGGTACCTATGGTGAGAGCGACAATGTGCAGCGCCAAAGCGGCAACGGCCTGCTTTCGCGACTGCGCCAAGCGGCGTTCGCCACCAGCACCGACTCGTGCTTGAACGCGGTCGATCCGGACTGCGTCCCGCTGAACCTGTTCGGCCCGGCCGGCAGCATTACCGCTGACATGCTCGGTTACCTGACCGGTCCGACCACCAGCAGCACGACGCAGACCACGTTGGGTACGGTTCGCGGCCTTATCAACGGCGATGTCGGCTTCGCTCTGCCTTGGGCGTCGGAGCGGATCGGTTTCGCAATCGGTGGTGAGTATCGCGAATACACCGCCAGCAGCGTTTCGGATTTGGCGACCCAAACCCCGGACGAAGTGCTGGGCAACGGTGCAGCTGCGCCTGACGTGTTCGGTTCGTACAACGTCAAGGAAGCGTTCGGCGAATTGGTGATCCCGATTGCGTCGCAGCAGCCGTTCTTCGAGTCGCTGACCATCGAGTTGGGTGCTCGTTACTCGGATTACTCGCTGTCGGGCGGTAACTGGACGTGGAAGGCGGGCGGTAGCTGGGAGCCGGTTCGTGGTCTGCGCATTCGCGGCAACTACAACAAGGCGACGCGTGCGCCGAACATCGGCGAACTCTTTTCGCCCGCTGTTACCGGCCTCGATAACCTTGAAGTCGACCCCTGTTCGGGCAGCAAGCCGGTGGGCAACGCGGCACTGACCGCGATCTGTACCGCTCAGGGTGGCGGCGCGTTTATCGGTCAGATCACCGATCCGGTCGCTGCACAGGTCAACGTGACCACTGGCGGCAATCTGGCGCTTGACGTCGAAAAGGCCGAAACCTGGACGATCGGCGCAGTGTTCCAGCCGGACTTCGTCCCGGGCCTGGCAGTCACGGTCGACTACTATAACATTGTGGTGACCGATGCGATCACGACGCCAACGGTTGGCGATGTGCTCGATGCTTGCTTTGAAGGCGGTTCGGCAGCGGACGAGGCTTGCACCATTATCCGTCGTAATCCGGACACGGGTGGTCTTTCGGGCCCCAGCGGCACCACTCCCGGCGTACCATTGGCGCTGTCCAACCTTGGTCGCCTTGAAACCGCCGGTATTGATTTCACGATCAACTATCGTCGTGATCTAGGCTTCGCTGGCCTCAACCTTGCGATGAACGGTAACTGGACCGACAAGTCGGTGTTCCAGGCGACGCCGAGCGGCGTTGCACGCGAGTGCGTAGGCTATTACAGCACCAACTGCGCTTCCATCCAGCCAGAGTGGACCCTGAATTCGCGTGCAACCCTGACCGTTGAAGACGTCGATGTTTCGCTTCAGTGGCGCTACATCGATGCTGTTCAAGTTGAGCCGCTGGCGCTTGCCGCTGTTGCTTATCAGCCGCAATTCACGTCGATCGGTGCGAAGAGCTATTTCGACCTGACGACACGGTTCCAGGCAACCGACATGATGACGTTCACCGTTGGTGTGCAGAATCTGCTGGATCAGCAACCGCCCTTGGTTGGCTCGACCATTGGTACGACCGCGTACAACAGCGGCAACACCTATCCTTCGACCTATGACGCGCTCGGCCGCCGCTTTGTGATGGCGACCCGTCTGCGCTTCTGA
- a CDS encoding DedA family protein, whose protein sequence is MTEWITNLIEKSGYAGIALLMFLENLFPPLPSEVIMPMAGFTASQGELSIAGVLAAGTVGTLSGAIFWYSVAKWLGEERLKRWADRHGRWITLSPKDIDRIDDWFDAHARWAVPLGHLVPGIRTLISIPAGLFDMPPARFVLLTTLGAGVWTSALGLAGYVLGKQYDAVEQWLGPASTVIMAAILLYYIYRVATFRRHEQT, encoded by the coding sequence ATGACCGAGTGGATTACCAATCTGATCGAAAAGTCGGGCTATGCTGGCATCGCCCTGCTGATGTTTCTCGAAAACCTGTTTCCGCCGCTCCCGTCCGAGGTGATCATGCCAATGGCGGGCTTCACCGCCAGCCAAGGCGAACTGAGCATCGCGGGCGTTCTGGCGGCGGGTACGGTCGGCACGCTGTCAGGTGCGATTTTCTGGTACTCAGTGGCCAAGTGGCTTGGCGAAGAACGCCTGAAACGCTGGGCGGACCGGCATGGCCGGTGGATCACCCTCAGCCCTAAGGACATCGATCGTATCGACGACTGGTTCGACGCCCATGCACGCTGGGCGGTGCCGCTCGGCCATTTGGTGCCGGGCATCCGTACGCTGATCTCGATCCCCGCCGGGCTGTTCGACATGCCGCCAGCGCGCTTCGTGCTACTAACGACGCTGGGCGCTGGCGTTTGGACAAGCGCGCTCGGCTTGGCGGGCTATGTGCTCGGCAAGCAATATGACGCGGTGGAACAGTGGCTCGGCCCCGCCAGCACCGTCATCATGGCCGCAATCCTGCTATACTATATCTACCGCGTGGCGACATTTCGCCGCCACGAGCAGACATGA
- the ubiG gene encoding bifunctional 2-polyprenyl-6-hydroxyphenol methylase/3-demethylubiquinol 3-O-methyltransferase UbiG, with protein MAKATTIDPTEAAHFGKLAEDWWNPRGTSAMLHRLNPVRLRYIRQAIDAHWQLDPGNFAPLWGRSALDVGCGAGLLTEPLARMGARTTGVDAAPENVGAAAAHAAQVDLDIRYVAGELNQLCDERFDLVTSMEVIEHVTDPATFVRGLAGALAPGGLLVMSTPNRTPMSKLALIDLAERVGMIPRGTHQWDKFLTPDELSDLMRDAGLLVINVTGLAYSPSRGFSLSEDQRLNYLISAVAG; from the coding sequence ATGGCAAAGGCAACGACGATCGACCCGACCGAGGCAGCACATTTCGGCAAGCTGGCCGAAGACTGGTGGAATCCGCGCGGCACCTCGGCAATGCTGCACCGGCTGAATCCCGTTCGCCTGCGCTATATCCGGCAGGCGATCGACGCCCATTGGCAGCTTGATCCGGGCAACTTCGCCCCGCTTTGGGGCCGATCAGCGCTGGACGTCGGTTGCGGCGCCGGTCTGCTTACCGAGCCGCTGGCGCGGATGGGCGCGCGCACGACCGGTGTGGACGCCGCCCCGGAAAACGTCGGGGCCGCAGCCGCTCATGCCGCGCAGGTGGACCTCGACATTCGTTATGTCGCGGGTGAACTCAACCAATTATGTGACGAGCGCTTTGATCTCGTTACGTCGATGGAGGTCATAGAGCACGTCACCGACCCCGCCACTTTCGTGCGCGGACTGGCTGGCGCGCTGGCACCTGGGGGGCTGCTGGTAATGTCGACGCCCAACCGCACGCCAATGTCAAAGCTCGCATTGATTGATCTCGCTGAGCGTGTCGGCATGATTCCGCGTGGCACGCATCAATGGGACAAGTTCCTGACGCCCGATGAACTGAGCGACCTGATGCGCGACGCTGGCCTGTTGGTTATCAACGTGACTGGCCTTGCCTACAGCCCGTCACGCGGCTTTTCATTGAGTGAAGATCAGCGACTGAACTATCTGATTTCTGCGGTTGCAGGCTGA
- a CDS encoding tRNA-binding protein codes for MHSSTDRAAEVRPTIRLEDFLAVDIRVGTIVAAEPFPEARKAAIKLKIDFGPLIGVKRSSAQITDHYAADELIGQQVAAVVNFPPRQIGPMMSDVLTLGFPDSSGAVVLVQPSQPVPNGGRLF; via the coding sequence GTGCACTCTAGTACTGACCGCGCGGCGGAAGTCAGGCCGACGATCCGCCTCGAGGACTTCCTTGCGGTCGACATTCGTGTCGGCACGATCGTGGCAGCCGAGCCCTTTCCCGAAGCGCGTAAGGCCGCAATCAAGCTGAAGATCGATTTCGGCCCGCTTATTGGCGTGAAACGATCGTCAGCCCAGATAACTGATCATTATGCGGCTGATGAGTTGATCGGTCAGCAGGTTGCGGCAGTTGTCAACTTTCCACCGCGGCAGATCGGTCCGATGATGTCGGACGTTCTGACACTGGGCTTTCCGGACTCGTCGGGCGCGGTTGTGCTAGTTCAGCCATCGCAGCCGGTGCCGAACGGCGGTCGGTTGTTTTAG
- a CDS encoding endonuclease/exonuclease/phosphatase family protein, which translates to MIRFLALLAFALVTPLSVRAEPLTVMSFNVRLPADSDGPDRWSARRDRFLKVWRGIGADVVGTQELFREQGEAIVKADPRYAWFGRDRKGGHGDEHMGIFYRRDRLRLIDSGDFWLSDTPDQPGSISWRHPLPRMVNWGRFERIVDRRRFTVINTHFPYRGEDEDAREKGARAIAAFVGTLPTDEPVVLTGDFNTVPESAAYTALTARMADAWTTAPRRSGTAATFHGFTGKADRRIDWIMTRGFTVEAIRTDDRPLQGRYPSDHFPVIATLDFPVRRP; encoded by the coding sequence ATGATTCGATTTCTTGCCCTGCTCGCATTCGCCCTCGTCACCCCCCTTTCGGTACGGGCGGAGCCGCTGACGGTCATGAGCTTCAACGTCCGCCTGCCAGCCGACAGCGATGGTCCGGACCGCTGGTCAGCGCGCCGGGACCGCTTTCTTAAAGTATGGCGGGGGATCGGCGCCGACGTGGTCGGGACGCAGGAACTGTTCCGCGAACAGGGCGAGGCGATCGTAAAGGCCGATCCGCGCTATGCCTGGTTCGGTCGCGACCGGAAGGGCGGGCATGGCGATGAGCATATGGGTATTTTCTATCGCCGCGACCGACTGCGCCTGATCGACAGCGGCGATTTCTGGTTGTCGGACACGCCGGACCAGCCGGGCAGCATCAGCTGGAGGCACCCCCTGCCCCGCATGGTCAATTGGGGCCGGTTCGAACGTATCGTCGATCGCCGCCGCTTCACCGTCATCAACACCCATTTTCCCTATCGCGGGGAGGATGAAGATGCGCGGGAAAAGGGGGCGCGTGCCATTGCTGCCTTCGTCGGCACCCTGCCGACCGATGAGCCTGTGGTGCTGACCGGCGACTTCAACACCGTGCCCGAGAGCGCCGCCTATACCGCGCTGACCGCCCGCATGGCTGACGCATGGACGACCGCCCCGCGCCGCAGCGGGACGGCGGCGACCTTCCACGGCTTTACCGGCAAGGCCGATCGCCGCATCGACTGGATCATGACGCGCGGCTTTACGGTAGAAGCGATCCGGACGGACGACCGCCCCCTGCAGGGTCGCTATCCGTCGGATCACTTTCCCGTCATTGCGACGCTCGATTTCCCGGTCAGGCGGCCTTGA